A genomic region of Silurus meridionalis isolate SWU-2019-XX chromosome 7, ASM1480568v1, whole genome shotgun sequence contains the following coding sequences:
- the tmem184ba gene encoding transmembrane protein 184ba isoform X1 produces the protein MHLISRLWRRDVPLSERFGEGSVAAMVPGSPATVSPTGPNISWLPEAPLRTPDQPIFLMTTTAQAVSGFFVWTALLFTCHQIYMHLRYYSSPNEQRHIVRILFIVPIYAFDSWLSLLFFTNDQYYVYFDTVRDCYEAFVIYNFLSLCYEYLGGESAIMSEIRGKPIESSCVYGTCCLWGKTYSIGFLRFCKQATLQFCVVKPLMAVVTVILQAFEKYRDGDFNVASGYLYVTIIYNVSVSLSLYALFLFYFATRDLLSPYSPVLKFFMVKSVIFLSFWQGMLLAILEKCGAIPKISSAEVSVGEGTVAAGYQNFIICIEMFFAAVALRHAFTYKVYMDKRLDSHGPIPTYGQYGRSAPMKSISSSLKETINPGDIVQDAIHNFSPAYQQYTQQSTLEQGVKAPPLSRNHSCMSARDTEKTLLLSSDDEF, from the exons atGCACCTg ATCTCCAGACTCTGGAGACGTGACGTGCCCTTGTCAGAACGGTTTGGCGAGGGCTCAGTAGCCGCCATGGTTCCAGGATCTCCAGCAACAGTGTCCCCTACCGGGCCCAACATCTCATGGCTCCCTGAGGCTCCACTGCGCACCCCTGATCAGCCCATCTTCCTCATGACTACAACAGCACAAGCTGTGTCTGGTTTCTTTGTGTGGACAGCATTGTTGTTTACCTGCCACCAG ATCTACATGCACTTGCGTTACTACAGTTCTCCAAACGAGCAGAGACACATAGTGCGCATCCTTTTCATCGTCCCCATCTATGCTTTCGACTCCTGGCTCAGCCTTCTGTTCTTCACCAATGATCAGTACTACGTTTATTTCGACACAGTCCGAGACTGCTATGAGG CATTTGTAATCTACAACTTTCTGAGCCTTTGTTATGAGTACCTGGGAGGTGAAAGTGCCATCATGTCTGAGATCAGAGGGAAACCCATCGA gtCCAGCTGTGTGTATGGGACGTGTTGTCTTTGGGGCAAGACCTATTCTATTGGCTTCCTCAGATTCTGTAAACAG gcCACACTCCAGTTTTGTGTGGTGAAACCCTTGATGGCAGTGGTCACTGTTATCCTGCAGGCCTTTGAAAAATATCGTGATGGAGATTTCAA TGTGGCCAGCGGATATCTGTACGTGACcattatctacaatgtctccGTGAGCCTGTCCCTGTACGCTCTCTTCCTCTTCTACTTTGCCACACGAGACCTGCTCAGCCCCTACAGCCCTGTGCTCAAATTTTTCATGGTTAAATCAGtcatctttctttccttttggcAAG GTATGCTGCTGGCCATTCTTGAGAAATGTGGTGCAATTCCAAAGATCAGCTCTGCCGAGGTGTCTGTTGGTGAGGGCACTGTAGCGGCTGGATATCAGAACTTCATTATCTGCATCGAGATGTTCTTTGCTGCAGTGGCCCTTCGCCATGCCTTCACATATAAAGTGTACATGGACAAGAGGCTCGACTCCCATG GCCCTATTCCAACATATGGACAGTATG GTCGTTCGGCTCCTATGAAGAGCATCTCGAGCAGTCTGAAGGAGACAATAAACCCTGGAGACATTGTCCAGGATGCCATTCACAACTTCTCTCCAGCTTATCAGCAGTACACACAGCAGTCCACTTTGGAACAAGGGGTCAAAGCACCACCCCTCTCCCGCAACCATAGCTGTATGAGTGCACGGGACACTGAGAAAACCCTCCTGCTCAGCTCTGATGATGAGTTTTAG
- the tmem184ba gene encoding transmembrane protein 184ba isoform X3: protein MVPGSPATVSPTGPNISWLPEAPLRTPDQPIFLMTTTAQAVSGFFVWTALLFTCHQIYMHLRYYSSPNEQRHIVRILFIVPIYAFDSWLSLLFFTNDQYYVYFDTVRDCYEAFVIYNFLSLCYEYLGGESAIMSEIRGKPIESSCVYGTCCLWGKTYSIGFLRFCKQATLQFCVVKPLMAVVTVILQAFEKYRDGDFNVASGYLYVTIIYNVSVSLSLYALFLFYFATRDLLSPYSPVLKFFMVKSVIFLSFWQGMLLAILEKCGAIPKISSAEVSVGEGTVAAGYQNFIICIEMFFAAVALRHAFTYKVYMDKRLDSHGPIPTYGQYGRSAPMKSISSSLKETINPGDIVQDAIHNFSPAYQQYTQQSTLEQGVKAPPLSRNHSCMSARDTEKTLLLSSDDEF from the exons ATGGTTCCAGGATCTCCAGCAACAGTGTCCCCTACCGGGCCCAACATCTCATGGCTCCCTGAGGCTCCACTGCGCACCCCTGATCAGCCCATCTTCCTCATGACTACAACAGCACAAGCTGTGTCTGGTTTCTTTGTGTGGACAGCATTGTTGTTTACCTGCCACCAG ATCTACATGCACTTGCGTTACTACAGTTCTCCAAACGAGCAGAGACACATAGTGCGCATCCTTTTCATCGTCCCCATCTATGCTTTCGACTCCTGGCTCAGCCTTCTGTTCTTCACCAATGATCAGTACTACGTTTATTTCGACACAGTCCGAGACTGCTATGAGG CATTTGTAATCTACAACTTTCTGAGCCTTTGTTATGAGTACCTGGGAGGTGAAAGTGCCATCATGTCTGAGATCAGAGGGAAACCCATCGA gtCCAGCTGTGTGTATGGGACGTGTTGTCTTTGGGGCAAGACCTATTCTATTGGCTTCCTCAGATTCTGTAAACAG gcCACACTCCAGTTTTGTGTGGTGAAACCCTTGATGGCAGTGGTCACTGTTATCCTGCAGGCCTTTGAAAAATATCGTGATGGAGATTTCAA TGTGGCCAGCGGATATCTGTACGTGACcattatctacaatgtctccGTGAGCCTGTCCCTGTACGCTCTCTTCCTCTTCTACTTTGCCACACGAGACCTGCTCAGCCCCTACAGCCCTGTGCTCAAATTTTTCATGGTTAAATCAGtcatctttctttccttttggcAAG GTATGCTGCTGGCCATTCTTGAGAAATGTGGTGCAATTCCAAAGATCAGCTCTGCCGAGGTGTCTGTTGGTGAGGGCACTGTAGCGGCTGGATATCAGAACTTCATTATCTGCATCGAGATGTTCTTTGCTGCAGTGGCCCTTCGCCATGCCTTCACATATAAAGTGTACATGGACAAGAGGCTCGACTCCCATG GCCCTATTCCAACATATGGACAGTATG GTCGTTCGGCTCCTATGAAGAGCATCTCGAGCAGTCTGAAGGAGACAATAAACCCTGGAGACATTGTCCAGGATGCCATTCACAACTTCTCTCCAGCTTATCAGCAGTACACACAGCAGTCCACTTTGGAACAAGGGGTCAAAGCACCACCCCTCTCCCGCAACCATAGCTGTATGAGTGCACGGGACACTGAGAAAACCCTCCTGCTCAGCTCTGATGATGAGTTTTAG
- the tmem184ba gene encoding transmembrane protein 184ba isoform X2 translates to MHLISRLWRRDVPLSERFGEGSVAAMVPGSPATVSPTGPNISWLPEAPLRTPDQPIFLMTTTAQAVSGFFVWTALLFTCHQIYMHLRYYSSPNEQRHIVRILFIVPIYAFDSWLSLLFFTNDQYYVYFDTVRDCYEAFVIYNFLSLCYEYLGGESAIMSEIRGKPIESSCVYGTCCLWGKTYSIGFLRFCKQATLQFCVVKPLMAVVTVILQAFEKYRDGDFNVASGYLYVTIIYNVSVSLSLYALFLFYFATRDLLSPYSPVLKFFMVKSVIFLSFWQGMLLAILEKCGAIPKISSAEVSVGEGTVAAGYQNFIICIEMFFAAVALRHAFTYKVYMDKRLDSHGRSAPMKSISSSLKETINPGDIVQDAIHNFSPAYQQYTQQSTLEQGVKAPPLSRNHSCMSARDTEKTLLLSSDDEF, encoded by the exons atGCACCTg ATCTCCAGACTCTGGAGACGTGACGTGCCCTTGTCAGAACGGTTTGGCGAGGGCTCAGTAGCCGCCATGGTTCCAGGATCTCCAGCAACAGTGTCCCCTACCGGGCCCAACATCTCATGGCTCCCTGAGGCTCCACTGCGCACCCCTGATCAGCCCATCTTCCTCATGACTACAACAGCACAAGCTGTGTCTGGTTTCTTTGTGTGGACAGCATTGTTGTTTACCTGCCACCAG ATCTACATGCACTTGCGTTACTACAGTTCTCCAAACGAGCAGAGACACATAGTGCGCATCCTTTTCATCGTCCCCATCTATGCTTTCGACTCCTGGCTCAGCCTTCTGTTCTTCACCAATGATCAGTACTACGTTTATTTCGACACAGTCCGAGACTGCTATGAGG CATTTGTAATCTACAACTTTCTGAGCCTTTGTTATGAGTACCTGGGAGGTGAAAGTGCCATCATGTCTGAGATCAGAGGGAAACCCATCGA gtCCAGCTGTGTGTATGGGACGTGTTGTCTTTGGGGCAAGACCTATTCTATTGGCTTCCTCAGATTCTGTAAACAG gcCACACTCCAGTTTTGTGTGGTGAAACCCTTGATGGCAGTGGTCACTGTTATCCTGCAGGCCTTTGAAAAATATCGTGATGGAGATTTCAA TGTGGCCAGCGGATATCTGTACGTGACcattatctacaatgtctccGTGAGCCTGTCCCTGTACGCTCTCTTCCTCTTCTACTTTGCCACACGAGACCTGCTCAGCCCCTACAGCCCTGTGCTCAAATTTTTCATGGTTAAATCAGtcatctttctttccttttggcAAG GTATGCTGCTGGCCATTCTTGAGAAATGTGGTGCAATTCCAAAGATCAGCTCTGCCGAGGTGTCTGTTGGTGAGGGCACTGTAGCGGCTGGATATCAGAACTTCATTATCTGCATCGAGATGTTCTTTGCTGCAGTGGCCCTTCGCCATGCCTTCACATATAAAGTGTACATGGACAAGAGGCTCGACTCCCATG GTCGTTCGGCTCCTATGAAGAGCATCTCGAGCAGTCTGAAGGAGACAATAAACCCTGGAGACATTGTCCAGGATGCCATTCACAACTTCTCTCCAGCTTATCAGCAGTACACACAGCAGTCCACTTTGGAACAAGGGGTCAAAGCACCACCCCTCTCCCGCAACCATAGCTGTATGAGTGCACGGGACACTGAGAAAACCCTCCTGCTCAGCTCTGATGATGAGTTTTAG
- the csnk1e gene encoding casein kinase I produces the protein MELRVGNKYRLGRKIGSGSFGDIYLGANITSGEEVAIKLESVKTKHPQLHIESKFYKMMQGGVGIPSIKWCGAEGDYNVMVMELLGPSLEDLFNFCSRKFSLKTVLLLADQMISRIEYIHSKNFIHRDIKPDNFLMGLGKKGNLVYIIDFGLAKKYRDARTHQHIPYRENKNLTGTARYASINTHLGIEQSRRDDLESLGYVLMYFNLGSLPWQGLKAATKRQKYERISEKKMSTPIEVLCKGYPSEFATYMNFCRSLRFDDKPDYSYLRQLFRNLFHRQGFSYDYVFDWNMLKFGSSRTAEEKEKEQRGGEGEERDERPGGVPQSSAARALPSGPNLPAPNRVRNGPDPAGSAPAPRVPQSGNASPRAGRGAERERRVCLRLHRGAPANASPDLPLRHDQIRITPPQVSVPFEHMGK, from the exons ATGGAGCTGCGTGTTGGAAATAAATACCGCCTTGGGCGTAAGATCGGAAGTGGCTCTTTTGGGGATATCTATCTTG GTGCAAATATAACATCGGGAGAGGAGGTTGCAATCAAACTAGAGAGTGTGAAGACTAAGCATCCCCAGCTTCATATAGAGAGCAAATTCTACAAGATGATGCAGGGAGGAG TGGGAATTCCATCAATCAAGTGGTGTGGTGCTGAGGGTGATTACaatgtgatggtgatggagcTCTTGGGTCCAAGTCTGGAAGACCTGTTCAACTTCTGCTCCAGGAAATTCAGCCTTAAGACTGTGTTGCTACTTGCAGACCAGATG ATCAGCCGCATCGAGTACATCCACTCTAAGAACTTCATTCACAGAGACATCAAACCCGACAACTTCTTGATGGGGCTCGGCAAGAAGGGCAACCTTGTCTACATCATAGACTTTGGCTTGGCCAAAAAGTACCGCGATGCTCGTACACATCAGCACATTCCCTACCGGGAGAATAAAAATCTGACTGGCACTGCCCGCTATGCCTCCATTAACACACATCTGGGCATTG AGCAGTCTCGGCGGGATGACCTGGAGTCTCTTGGCTATGTGCTCATGTACTTCAACTTGGGTTCACTGCCTTGGCAGGGTCTTAAAGCTGCAACGAAACGACAGAAGTATGAACGGATTAGTGAGAAAAAGATGTCAACTCCTATTGAAGTGCTTTGCAAGGGCTATCCAT CTGAATTTGCCACATACATGAACTTCTGCCGTTCGCTGCGATTTGATGACAAACCTGATTACTCCTATCTGAGACAGCTGTTCAGAAATCTGTTCCACAGACAGGGTTTCTCTTACGACTATGTGTTTGACTGGAACATGTTAaaattt GGATCCAGTAGGACagcagaagagaaagagaaggagcaAAGAGGGGGAGAGGGCGAGGAGAGGGATGAGAGGCCTGGTGGGGTACCTCAGAGCTCTGCTGCACGTGCACTGCCCTCTGGCCCGAACCTTCCAGCTCCTAACAGAGTCCGCAACGGTCCAGACCCAGCTGGCTCTGCACCTGCCCCACGGGTTCCACAGTCTG GGAATGCATCTCCCAGAGCAGGGCGAGGAGCTGAGCGAGAGAGGAGAGTGTGTCTGCGTCTCCATCGGGGGGCTCCTGCCAATGCGTCCCCTGATCTCCCACTGCGCCATGATCAGATCCGCATCACCCCCCCACAG GTCAGTGTTCCATTTGAGCACATGGGAAAATGA